A window of Bos taurus isolate L1 Dominette 01449 registration number 42190680 breed Hereford chromosome 19, ARS-UCD2.0, whole genome shotgun sequence contains these coding sequences:
- the DLG4 gene encoding disks large homolog 4 isoform X1: MCLCVKYRYQDEDTPPLEHSPAHLPNQVNAPELVHVAERNLSHLEAVQGVVGHAHFSPIKANSPPVIVNTDTLEAPGYVNGTEGEMEYEEITLERGNSGLGFSIAGGTDNPHIGDDPSIFITKIIPGGAAAQDGRLRVNDSILFVNEVDVREVTHSAAVEALKEAGSIVRLYVMRRKPPAEKLMEIKLIKGPKGLGFSIAGGVGNQHIPGDNSIYVTKIIEGGAAHKDGRLQIGDKILAVNSVGLEDVMHEDAVAALKNTYDVVYLKVAKPSNAYLSDSYAPPDITTSYSQHLDNEISHSSYLGTDYPTAMTPTSPRRYSPVAKDLLGEEDVPREPRRIVIHRGSTGLGFNIVGGEDGEGIFISFILAGGPADLSGELRKGDQILSVNGVDLRNASHEQAAIALKNAGQTVTIIAQYKPEEYSRFEAKIHDLREQLMNSSLGSGTASLRSNPKRGFYIRALFDYDKTKDCGFLSQALSFRFGDVLHVIDASDEEWWQARRVHSDSETDDIGFIPSKRRVERREWSRLKAKDWGSSSGSQGREDSVLSYETVTQMEVHYARPIIILGPTKDRANDDLLSEFPDKFGSCVPHTTRPKREYEIDGRDYHFVSSREKMEKDIQAHKFIEAGQYNSHLYGTSVQSVREVAEQGKHCILDVSANAVRRLQAAHLHPIAIFIRPRSLENVLEINKRITEEQARKAFDRATKLEQEFTECFSAIVEGDSFEEIYHKVKRVIEDLSGPYIWVPARERL; the protein is encoded by the exons AAATACCGCTACCAAGATGAAGACACGCCCCCTCTGGAGCACAGCCCGGCCCACCTCCCCAACCAGGTAAACGCCCCCGAGCTGGTGCACGTGGCGGAGAGGAACTTGTCCCACCTCGAGGCCGTCCAAGGGGTCGTGGGCCACGCCCACTTCTCCCCCATCAAG GCCAATTCTCCCCCTGTGATTGTCAACACAGATACCCTAGAAGCCCCAGGATAT GTGAACGGGACAGAGGGGGAAATGGAATACGAGGAGATCACATTGGAAAGG GGTAACTCAGGTCTGGGCTTCAGCATCGCAGGTGGCACTGATAACCCCCACATCGGCGATGACCCTTCCATCTTCATCACCAAGATCATTCCCGGTGGGGCTGCAGCCCAGGATGGCCGTCTCAG GGTCAACGATAGCATCTTGTTTGTCAATGAAGTGGACGTGCGGGAGGTGACCCACTCAGCGGCGGTGGAGGCCCTCAAAGAGGCAGGCTCTATTGTCCGCCTCTACGTCATGCGCCGGAAGCCTCCGGCTGAGAAGCTCATGGAGATCAAGCTCATCAAGGGGCCTAAAG GTCTTGGCTTCAGCATCGCTGGAGGTGTCGGGAACCAACATATCCCTGGAGATAACAGCATCTATGTGACCAAGATTATCGAAGGGGGTGCTGCCCACAAGGACGGGAGGTTACAGATCGGAGACAAGATCCTAGCG GTCAACAGCGTGGGGCTGGAGGACGTCATGCATGAGGATGCCGTGGCAGCCCTGAAGAACACGTACGATGTGGTCTACCTAAAGGTGGCCAAGCCCAGCAATGCCTACCTGAGTGACAGCTATGCTCCCCCAGACATCACGACCT CTTATTCCCAGCACCTGGACAATGAGATCAGTCACAGCAGCTACCTGGGCACTGACTACCCCACCGCCATGACCCCCACCTCCCCTCGGCGCTACTCCCCCGTGGCCAAGGACCTGCTGGGGGAGGAAGACGTCCCCCGAGAACCGAGGCGGATTGTGATCCACCGGGGCTCCACGGGCCTGGGCTTCAACATCGTGGGTGGCGAGGACGGTGAAGGCATCTTCATCTCCTTCATCCTGGCCGGCGGCCCCGCAGACCTCAGTGGGGAGCTGCGGAAGGGGGACCAGATCCTCTCG GTCAATGGCGTTGACCTCCGCAATGCCAGCCACGAGCAGGCTGCCATTGCCCTGAAGAACGCGGGTCAGACAGTCACGATCATCGCTCAGTATAAACCCGAAG AGTACAGCCGGTTCGAGGCCAAGATCCATGACCTTCGGGAACAGCTCATGAACAGCAGCCTGGGTTCAGGGACTGCCTCCTTGCGGAGCAACCCCAAAAGGGGTTTCTATATCAG GGCCCTGTTTGACTATGACAAGACCAAGGACTGCGGCTTCCTGAGCCAGGCCCTGAGCTTCCGCTTCGGGGACGTGCTTCATGTCATTGATGCCAGCGATGAGGAGTGGTGGCAGGCACGGCGGGTCCACTCCGACAGCGAGACTGATGACATCGGCTTTATCCCCAGCAAGCGGCG GGTTGAGCGACGGGAGTGGTCACGGTTAAAGGCCAAG GATTGGGGCTCCAGCTCTGGATCACAGG GTCGAGAAGACTCGGTTCTGAGCTACGAGACGGTGACACAGATGGAAG TGCACTATGCTCGCCCCATCATTATCCTCGGGCCCACCAAGGACCGCGCCAACGATGATCTCCTCTCCGAGTTCCCCGACAAGTTCGGATCCTGTGTTCCCC ATACGACGCGGCCCAAGCGGGAATACGAGATAGATGGCCGGGATTACCACTTTGTGTCGTCCCgggagaaaatggagaaggaCATTCAGGCCCACAAGTTCATCGAGGCCGGCCAGTACAATAGCCACCTGTATGGAACCAGCGTCCAGTCCGTGCGAGAGGTGGCAGAGCAG GGGAAGCACTGCATCCTCGATGTCTCGGCCAATGCCGTGCGGCGGCTGCAGGCGGCCCACCTGCACCCTATCGCCATCTTCATCCGCCCCCGctccctggagaatgttct AGAGATTAATAAGCGGATCACAGAGGAGCAAGCCCGCAAAGCCTTCGACAGAGCCACCAAGCTGGAGCAGGAATTCACAGAGTGCTTCTCAG ccatcGTGGAGGGCGACAGCTTTGAGGAGATCTACCACAAGGTGAAGCGAGTCATCGAGGACCTCTCAGGCCCCTACATCTGGGTCCCTGCCCGAGAGAGACTCTGA
- the DLG4 gene encoding disks large homolog 4 isoform X2: MDCLCIVTTKKYRYQDEDTPPLEHSPAHLPNQVNAPELVHVAERNLSHLEAVQGVVGHAHFSPIKANSPPVIVNTDTLEAPGYVNGTEGEMEYEEITLERGNSGLGFSIAGGTDNPHIGDDPSIFITKIIPGGAAAQDGRLRVNDSILFVNEVDVREVTHSAAVEALKEAGSIVRLYVMRRKPPAEKLMEIKLIKGPKGLGFSIAGGVGNQHIPGDNSIYVTKIIEGGAAHKDGRLQIGDKILAVNSVGLEDVMHEDAVAALKNTYDVVYLKVAKPSNAYLSDSYAPPDITTSYSQHLDNEISHSSYLGTDYPTAMTPTSPRRYSPVAKDLLGEEDVPREPRRIVIHRGSTGLGFNIVGGEDGEGIFISFILAGGPADLSGELRKGDQILSVNGVDLRNASHEQAAIALKNAGQTVTIIAQYKPEEYSRFEAKIHDLREQLMNSSLGSGTASLRSNPKRGFYIRALFDYDKTKDCGFLSQALSFRFGDVLHVIDASDEEWWQARRVHSDSETDDIGFIPSKRRVERREWSRLKAKDWGSSSGSQGREDSVLSYETVTQMEVHYARPIIILGPTKDRANDDLLSEFPDKFGSCVPHTTRPKREYEIDGRDYHFVSSREKMEKDIQAHKFIEAGQYNSHLYGTSVQSVREVAEQGKHCILDVSANAVRRLQAAHLHPIAIFIRPRSLENVLEINKRITEEQARKAFDRATKLEQEFTECFSAIVEGDSFEEIYHKVKRVIEDLSGPYIWVPARERL, from the exons AAATACCGCTACCAAGATGAAGACACGCCCCCTCTGGAGCACAGCCCGGCCCACCTCCCCAACCAGGTAAACGCCCCCGAGCTGGTGCACGTGGCGGAGAGGAACTTGTCCCACCTCGAGGCCGTCCAAGGGGTCGTGGGCCACGCCCACTTCTCCCCCATCAAG GCCAATTCTCCCCCTGTGATTGTCAACACAGATACCCTAGAAGCCCCAGGATAT GTGAACGGGACAGAGGGGGAAATGGAATACGAGGAGATCACATTGGAAAGG GGTAACTCAGGTCTGGGCTTCAGCATCGCAGGTGGCACTGATAACCCCCACATCGGCGATGACCCTTCCATCTTCATCACCAAGATCATTCCCGGTGGGGCTGCAGCCCAGGATGGCCGTCTCAG GGTCAACGATAGCATCTTGTTTGTCAATGAAGTGGACGTGCGGGAGGTGACCCACTCAGCGGCGGTGGAGGCCCTCAAAGAGGCAGGCTCTATTGTCCGCCTCTACGTCATGCGCCGGAAGCCTCCGGCTGAGAAGCTCATGGAGATCAAGCTCATCAAGGGGCCTAAAG GTCTTGGCTTCAGCATCGCTGGAGGTGTCGGGAACCAACATATCCCTGGAGATAACAGCATCTATGTGACCAAGATTATCGAAGGGGGTGCTGCCCACAAGGACGGGAGGTTACAGATCGGAGACAAGATCCTAGCG GTCAACAGCGTGGGGCTGGAGGACGTCATGCATGAGGATGCCGTGGCAGCCCTGAAGAACACGTACGATGTGGTCTACCTAAAGGTGGCCAAGCCCAGCAATGCCTACCTGAGTGACAGCTATGCTCCCCCAGACATCACGACCT CTTATTCCCAGCACCTGGACAATGAGATCAGTCACAGCAGCTACCTGGGCACTGACTACCCCACCGCCATGACCCCCACCTCCCCTCGGCGCTACTCCCCCGTGGCCAAGGACCTGCTGGGGGAGGAAGACGTCCCCCGAGAACCGAGGCGGATTGTGATCCACCGGGGCTCCACGGGCCTGGGCTTCAACATCGTGGGTGGCGAGGACGGTGAAGGCATCTTCATCTCCTTCATCCTGGCCGGCGGCCCCGCAGACCTCAGTGGGGAGCTGCGGAAGGGGGACCAGATCCTCTCG GTCAATGGCGTTGACCTCCGCAATGCCAGCCACGAGCAGGCTGCCATTGCCCTGAAGAACGCGGGTCAGACAGTCACGATCATCGCTCAGTATAAACCCGAAG AGTACAGCCGGTTCGAGGCCAAGATCCATGACCTTCGGGAACAGCTCATGAACAGCAGCCTGGGTTCAGGGACTGCCTCCTTGCGGAGCAACCCCAAAAGGGGTTTCTATATCAG GGCCCTGTTTGACTATGACAAGACCAAGGACTGCGGCTTCCTGAGCCAGGCCCTGAGCTTCCGCTTCGGGGACGTGCTTCATGTCATTGATGCCAGCGATGAGGAGTGGTGGCAGGCACGGCGGGTCCACTCCGACAGCGAGACTGATGACATCGGCTTTATCCCCAGCAAGCGGCG GGTTGAGCGACGGGAGTGGTCACGGTTAAAGGCCAAG GATTGGGGCTCCAGCTCTGGATCACAGG GTCGAGAAGACTCGGTTCTGAGCTACGAGACGGTGACACAGATGGAAG TGCACTATGCTCGCCCCATCATTATCCTCGGGCCCACCAAGGACCGCGCCAACGATGATCTCCTCTCCGAGTTCCCCGACAAGTTCGGATCCTGTGTTCCCC ATACGACGCGGCCCAAGCGGGAATACGAGATAGATGGCCGGGATTACCACTTTGTGTCGTCCCgggagaaaatggagaaggaCATTCAGGCCCACAAGTTCATCGAGGCCGGCCAGTACAATAGCCACCTGTATGGAACCAGCGTCCAGTCCGTGCGAGAGGTGGCAGAGCAG GGGAAGCACTGCATCCTCGATGTCTCGGCCAATGCCGTGCGGCGGCTGCAGGCGGCCCACCTGCACCCTATCGCCATCTTCATCCGCCCCCGctccctggagaatgttct AGAGATTAATAAGCGGATCACAGAGGAGCAAGCCCGCAAAGCCTTCGACAGAGCCACCAAGCTGGAGCAGGAATTCACAGAGTGCTTCTCAG ccatcGTGGAGGGCGACAGCTTTGAGGAGATCTACCACAAGGTGAAGCGAGTCATCGAGGACCTCTCAGGCCCCTACATCTGGGTCCCTGCCCGAGAGAGACTCTGA
- the DLG4 gene encoding disks large homolog 4 isoform X4 produces the protein MCLCVKYRYQDEDTPPLEHSPAHLPNQANSPPVIVNTDTLEAPGYVNGTEGEMEYEEITLERGNSGLGFSIAGGTDNPHIGDDPSIFITKIIPGGAAAQDGRLRVNDSILFVNEVDVREVTHSAAVEALKEAGSIVRLYVMRRKPPAEKLMEIKLIKGPKGLGFSIAGGVGNQHIPGDNSIYVTKIIEGGAAHKDGRLQIGDKILAVNSVGLEDVMHEDAVAALKNTYDVVYLKVAKPSNAYLSDSYAPPDITTSYSQHLDNEISHSSYLGTDYPTAMTPTSPRRYSPVAKDLLGEEDVPREPRRIVIHRGSTGLGFNIVGGEDGEGIFISFILAGGPADLSGELRKGDQILSVNGVDLRNASHEQAAIALKNAGQTVTIIAQYKPEEYSRFEAKIHDLREQLMNSSLGSGTASLRSNPKRGFYIRALFDYDKTKDCGFLSQALSFRFGDVLHVIDASDEEWWQARRVHSDSETDDIGFIPSKRRVERREWSRLKAKDWGSSSGSQGREDSVLSYETVTQMEVHYARPIIILGPTKDRANDDLLSEFPDKFGSCVPHTTRPKREYEIDGRDYHFVSSREKMEKDIQAHKFIEAGQYNSHLYGTSVQSVREVAEQGKHCILDVSANAVRRLQAAHLHPIAIFIRPRSLENVLEINKRITEEQARKAFDRATKLEQEFTECFSAIVEGDSFEEIYHKVKRVIEDLSGPYIWVPARERL, from the exons AAATACCGCTACCAAGATGAAGACACGCCCCCTCTGGAGCACAGCCCGGCCCACCTCCCCAACCAG GCCAATTCTCCCCCTGTGATTGTCAACACAGATACCCTAGAAGCCCCAGGATAT GTGAACGGGACAGAGGGGGAAATGGAATACGAGGAGATCACATTGGAAAGG GGTAACTCAGGTCTGGGCTTCAGCATCGCAGGTGGCACTGATAACCCCCACATCGGCGATGACCCTTCCATCTTCATCACCAAGATCATTCCCGGTGGGGCTGCAGCCCAGGATGGCCGTCTCAG GGTCAACGATAGCATCTTGTTTGTCAATGAAGTGGACGTGCGGGAGGTGACCCACTCAGCGGCGGTGGAGGCCCTCAAAGAGGCAGGCTCTATTGTCCGCCTCTACGTCATGCGCCGGAAGCCTCCGGCTGAGAAGCTCATGGAGATCAAGCTCATCAAGGGGCCTAAAG GTCTTGGCTTCAGCATCGCTGGAGGTGTCGGGAACCAACATATCCCTGGAGATAACAGCATCTATGTGACCAAGATTATCGAAGGGGGTGCTGCCCACAAGGACGGGAGGTTACAGATCGGAGACAAGATCCTAGCG GTCAACAGCGTGGGGCTGGAGGACGTCATGCATGAGGATGCCGTGGCAGCCCTGAAGAACACGTACGATGTGGTCTACCTAAAGGTGGCCAAGCCCAGCAATGCCTACCTGAGTGACAGCTATGCTCCCCCAGACATCACGACCT CTTATTCCCAGCACCTGGACAATGAGATCAGTCACAGCAGCTACCTGGGCACTGACTACCCCACCGCCATGACCCCCACCTCCCCTCGGCGCTACTCCCCCGTGGCCAAGGACCTGCTGGGGGAGGAAGACGTCCCCCGAGAACCGAGGCGGATTGTGATCCACCGGGGCTCCACGGGCCTGGGCTTCAACATCGTGGGTGGCGAGGACGGTGAAGGCATCTTCATCTCCTTCATCCTGGCCGGCGGCCCCGCAGACCTCAGTGGGGAGCTGCGGAAGGGGGACCAGATCCTCTCG GTCAATGGCGTTGACCTCCGCAATGCCAGCCACGAGCAGGCTGCCATTGCCCTGAAGAACGCGGGTCAGACAGTCACGATCATCGCTCAGTATAAACCCGAAG AGTACAGCCGGTTCGAGGCCAAGATCCATGACCTTCGGGAACAGCTCATGAACAGCAGCCTGGGTTCAGGGACTGCCTCCTTGCGGAGCAACCCCAAAAGGGGTTTCTATATCAG GGCCCTGTTTGACTATGACAAGACCAAGGACTGCGGCTTCCTGAGCCAGGCCCTGAGCTTCCGCTTCGGGGACGTGCTTCATGTCATTGATGCCAGCGATGAGGAGTGGTGGCAGGCACGGCGGGTCCACTCCGACAGCGAGACTGATGACATCGGCTTTATCCCCAGCAAGCGGCG GGTTGAGCGACGGGAGTGGTCACGGTTAAAGGCCAAG GATTGGGGCTCCAGCTCTGGATCACAGG GTCGAGAAGACTCGGTTCTGAGCTACGAGACGGTGACACAGATGGAAG TGCACTATGCTCGCCCCATCATTATCCTCGGGCCCACCAAGGACCGCGCCAACGATGATCTCCTCTCCGAGTTCCCCGACAAGTTCGGATCCTGTGTTCCCC ATACGACGCGGCCCAAGCGGGAATACGAGATAGATGGCCGGGATTACCACTTTGTGTCGTCCCgggagaaaatggagaaggaCATTCAGGCCCACAAGTTCATCGAGGCCGGCCAGTACAATAGCCACCTGTATGGAACCAGCGTCCAGTCCGTGCGAGAGGTGGCAGAGCAG GGGAAGCACTGCATCCTCGATGTCTCGGCCAATGCCGTGCGGCGGCTGCAGGCGGCCCACCTGCACCCTATCGCCATCTTCATCCGCCCCCGctccctggagaatgttct AGAGATTAATAAGCGGATCACAGAGGAGCAAGCCCGCAAAGCCTTCGACAGAGCCACCAAGCTGGAGCAGGAATTCACAGAGTGCTTCTCAG ccatcGTGGAGGGCGACAGCTTTGAGGAGATCTACCACAAGGTGAAGCGAGTCATCGAGGACCTCTCAGGCCCCTACATCTGGGTCCCTGCCCGAGAGAGACTCTGA
- the DLG4 gene encoding disks large homolog 4 isoform X7, translating into MEYEEITLERGNSGLGFSIAGGTDNPHIGDDPSIFITKIIPGGAAAQDGRLRVNDSILFVNEVDVREVTHSAAVEALKEAGSIVRLYVMRRKPPAEKLMEIKLIKGPKGLGFSIAGGVGNQHIPGDNSIYVTKIIEGGAAHKDGRLQIGDKILAVNSVGLEDVMHEDAVAALKNTYDVVYLKVAKPSNAYLSDSYAPPDITTSYSQHLDNEISHSSYLGTDYPTAMTPTSPRRYSPVAKDLLGEEDVPREPRRIVIHRGSTGLGFNIVGGEDGEGIFISFILAGGPADLSGELRKGDQILSVNGVDLRNASHEQAAIALKNAGQTVTIIAQYKPEEYSRFEAKIHDLREQLMNSSLGSGTASLRSNPKRGFYIRALFDYDKTKDCGFLSQALSFRFGDVLHVIDASDEEWWQARRVHSDSETDDIGFIPSKRRVERREWSRLKAKDWGSSSGSQGREDSVLSYETVTQMEVHYARPIIILGPTKDRANDDLLSEFPDKFGSCVPHTTRPKREYEIDGRDYHFVSSREKMEKDIQAHKFIEAGQYNSHLYGTSVQSVREVAEQGKHCILDVSANAVRRLQAAHLHPIAIFIRPRSLENVLEINKRITEEQARKAFDRATKLEQEFTECFSAIVEGDSFEEIYHKVKRVIEDLSGPYIWVPARERL; encoded by the exons ATGGAATACGAGGAGATCACATTGGAAAGG GGTAACTCAGGTCTGGGCTTCAGCATCGCAGGTGGCACTGATAACCCCCACATCGGCGATGACCCTTCCATCTTCATCACCAAGATCATTCCCGGTGGGGCTGCAGCCCAGGATGGCCGTCTCAG GGTCAACGATAGCATCTTGTTTGTCAATGAAGTGGACGTGCGGGAGGTGACCCACTCAGCGGCGGTGGAGGCCCTCAAAGAGGCAGGCTCTATTGTCCGCCTCTACGTCATGCGCCGGAAGCCTCCGGCTGAGAAGCTCATGGAGATCAAGCTCATCAAGGGGCCTAAAG GTCTTGGCTTCAGCATCGCTGGAGGTGTCGGGAACCAACATATCCCTGGAGATAACAGCATCTATGTGACCAAGATTATCGAAGGGGGTGCTGCCCACAAGGACGGGAGGTTACAGATCGGAGACAAGATCCTAGCG GTCAACAGCGTGGGGCTGGAGGACGTCATGCATGAGGATGCCGTGGCAGCCCTGAAGAACACGTACGATGTGGTCTACCTAAAGGTGGCCAAGCCCAGCAATGCCTACCTGAGTGACAGCTATGCTCCCCCAGACATCACGACCT CTTATTCCCAGCACCTGGACAATGAGATCAGTCACAGCAGCTACCTGGGCACTGACTACCCCACCGCCATGACCCCCACCTCCCCTCGGCGCTACTCCCCCGTGGCCAAGGACCTGCTGGGGGAGGAAGACGTCCCCCGAGAACCGAGGCGGATTGTGATCCACCGGGGCTCCACGGGCCTGGGCTTCAACATCGTGGGTGGCGAGGACGGTGAAGGCATCTTCATCTCCTTCATCCTGGCCGGCGGCCCCGCAGACCTCAGTGGGGAGCTGCGGAAGGGGGACCAGATCCTCTCG GTCAATGGCGTTGACCTCCGCAATGCCAGCCACGAGCAGGCTGCCATTGCCCTGAAGAACGCGGGTCAGACAGTCACGATCATCGCTCAGTATAAACCCGAAG AGTACAGCCGGTTCGAGGCCAAGATCCATGACCTTCGGGAACAGCTCATGAACAGCAGCCTGGGTTCAGGGACTGCCTCCTTGCGGAGCAACCCCAAAAGGGGTTTCTATATCAG GGCCCTGTTTGACTATGACAAGACCAAGGACTGCGGCTTCCTGAGCCAGGCCCTGAGCTTCCGCTTCGGGGACGTGCTTCATGTCATTGATGCCAGCGATGAGGAGTGGTGGCAGGCACGGCGGGTCCACTCCGACAGCGAGACTGATGACATCGGCTTTATCCCCAGCAAGCGGCG GGTTGAGCGACGGGAGTGGTCACGGTTAAAGGCCAAG GATTGGGGCTCCAGCTCTGGATCACAGG GTCGAGAAGACTCGGTTCTGAGCTACGAGACGGTGACACAGATGGAAG TGCACTATGCTCGCCCCATCATTATCCTCGGGCCCACCAAGGACCGCGCCAACGATGATCTCCTCTCCGAGTTCCCCGACAAGTTCGGATCCTGTGTTCCCC ATACGACGCGGCCCAAGCGGGAATACGAGATAGATGGCCGGGATTACCACTTTGTGTCGTCCCgggagaaaatggagaaggaCATTCAGGCCCACAAGTTCATCGAGGCCGGCCAGTACAATAGCCACCTGTATGGAACCAGCGTCCAGTCCGTGCGAGAGGTGGCAGAGCAG GGGAAGCACTGCATCCTCGATGTCTCGGCCAATGCCGTGCGGCGGCTGCAGGCGGCCCACCTGCACCCTATCGCCATCTTCATCCGCCCCCGctccctggagaatgttct AGAGATTAATAAGCGGATCACAGAGGAGCAAGCCCGCAAAGCCTTCGACAGAGCCACCAAGCTGGAGCAGGAATTCACAGAGTGCTTCTCAG ccatcGTGGAGGGCGACAGCTTTGAGGAGATCTACCACAAGGTGAAGCGAGTCATCGAGGACCTCTCAGGCCCCTACATCTGGGTCCCTGCCCGAGAGAGACTCTGA
- the DLG4 gene encoding disks large homolog 4 isoform X3 gives MCLCVKYRYQDEDTPPLEHSPAHLPNQANSPPVIVNTDTLEAPGYELQVNGTEGEMEYEEITLERGNSGLGFSIAGGTDNPHIGDDPSIFITKIIPGGAAAQDGRLRVNDSILFVNEVDVREVTHSAAVEALKEAGSIVRLYVMRRKPPAEKLMEIKLIKGPKGLGFSIAGGVGNQHIPGDNSIYVTKIIEGGAAHKDGRLQIGDKILAVNSVGLEDVMHEDAVAALKNTYDVVYLKVAKPSNAYLSDSYAPPDITTSYSQHLDNEISHSSYLGTDYPTAMTPTSPRRYSPVAKDLLGEEDVPREPRRIVIHRGSTGLGFNIVGGEDGEGIFISFILAGGPADLSGELRKGDQILSVNGVDLRNASHEQAAIALKNAGQTVTIIAQYKPEEYSRFEAKIHDLREQLMNSSLGSGTASLRSNPKRGFYIRALFDYDKTKDCGFLSQALSFRFGDVLHVIDASDEEWWQARRVHSDSETDDIGFIPSKRRVERREWSRLKAKDWGSSSGSQGREDSVLSYETVTQMEVHYARPIIILGPTKDRANDDLLSEFPDKFGSCVPHTTRPKREYEIDGRDYHFVSSREKMEKDIQAHKFIEAGQYNSHLYGTSVQSVREVAEQGKHCILDVSANAVRRLQAAHLHPIAIFIRPRSLENVLEINKRITEEQARKAFDRATKLEQEFTECFSAIVEGDSFEEIYHKVKRVIEDLSGPYIWVPARERL, from the exons AAATACCGCTACCAAGATGAAGACACGCCCCCTCTGGAGCACAGCCCGGCCCACCTCCCCAACCAG GCCAATTCTCCCCCTGTGATTGTCAACACAGATACCCTAGAAGCCCCAGGATATG AGTTGCAGGTGAACGGGACAGAGGGGGAAATGGAATACGAGGAGATCACATTGGAAAGG GGTAACTCAGGTCTGGGCTTCAGCATCGCAGGTGGCACTGATAACCCCCACATCGGCGATGACCCTTCCATCTTCATCACCAAGATCATTCCCGGTGGGGCTGCAGCCCAGGATGGCCGTCTCAG GGTCAACGATAGCATCTTGTTTGTCAATGAAGTGGACGTGCGGGAGGTGACCCACTCAGCGGCGGTGGAGGCCCTCAAAGAGGCAGGCTCTATTGTCCGCCTCTACGTCATGCGCCGGAAGCCTCCGGCTGAGAAGCTCATGGAGATCAAGCTCATCAAGGGGCCTAAAG GTCTTGGCTTCAGCATCGCTGGAGGTGTCGGGAACCAACATATCCCTGGAGATAACAGCATCTATGTGACCAAGATTATCGAAGGGGGTGCTGCCCACAAGGACGGGAGGTTACAGATCGGAGACAAGATCCTAGCG GTCAACAGCGTGGGGCTGGAGGACGTCATGCATGAGGATGCCGTGGCAGCCCTGAAGAACACGTACGATGTGGTCTACCTAAAGGTGGCCAAGCCCAGCAATGCCTACCTGAGTGACAGCTATGCTCCCCCAGACATCACGACCT CTTATTCCCAGCACCTGGACAATGAGATCAGTCACAGCAGCTACCTGGGCACTGACTACCCCACCGCCATGACCCCCACCTCCCCTCGGCGCTACTCCCCCGTGGCCAAGGACCTGCTGGGGGAGGAAGACGTCCCCCGAGAACCGAGGCGGATTGTGATCCACCGGGGCTCCACGGGCCTGGGCTTCAACATCGTGGGTGGCGAGGACGGTGAAGGCATCTTCATCTCCTTCATCCTGGCCGGCGGCCCCGCAGACCTCAGTGGGGAGCTGCGGAAGGGGGACCAGATCCTCTCG GTCAATGGCGTTGACCTCCGCAATGCCAGCCACGAGCAGGCTGCCATTGCCCTGAAGAACGCGGGTCAGACAGTCACGATCATCGCTCAGTATAAACCCGAAG AGTACAGCCGGTTCGAGGCCAAGATCCATGACCTTCGGGAACAGCTCATGAACAGCAGCCTGGGTTCAGGGACTGCCTCCTTGCGGAGCAACCCCAAAAGGGGTTTCTATATCAG GGCCCTGTTTGACTATGACAAGACCAAGGACTGCGGCTTCCTGAGCCAGGCCCTGAGCTTCCGCTTCGGGGACGTGCTTCATGTCATTGATGCCAGCGATGAGGAGTGGTGGCAGGCACGGCGGGTCCACTCCGACAGCGAGACTGATGACATCGGCTTTATCCCCAGCAAGCGGCG GGTTGAGCGACGGGAGTGGTCACGGTTAAAGGCCAAG GATTGGGGCTCCAGCTCTGGATCACAGG GTCGAGAAGACTCGGTTCTGAGCTACGAGACGGTGACACAGATGGAAG TGCACTATGCTCGCCCCATCATTATCCTCGGGCCCACCAAGGACCGCGCCAACGATGATCTCCTCTCCGAGTTCCCCGACAAGTTCGGATCCTGTGTTCCCC ATACGACGCGGCCCAAGCGGGAATACGAGATAGATGGCCGGGATTACCACTTTGTGTCGTCCCgggagaaaatggagaaggaCATTCAGGCCCACAAGTTCATCGAGGCCGGCCAGTACAATAGCCACCTGTATGGAACCAGCGTCCAGTCCGTGCGAGAGGTGGCAGAGCAG GGGAAGCACTGCATCCTCGATGTCTCGGCCAATGCCGTGCGGCGGCTGCAGGCGGCCCACCTGCACCCTATCGCCATCTTCATCCGCCCCCGctccctggagaatgttct AGAGATTAATAAGCGGATCACAGAGGAGCAAGCCCGCAAAGCCTTCGACAGAGCCACCAAGCTGGAGCAGGAATTCACAGAGTGCTTCTCAG ccatcGTGGAGGGCGACAGCTTTGAGGAGATCTACCACAAGGTGAAGCGAGTCATCGAGGACCTCTCAGGCCCCTACATCTGGGTCCCTGCCCGAGAGAGACTCTGA